The DNA window CAATTTTAGAAAATTGTACTTAAACTGTTAATAATTAGAATTTAAAATTTATAAAATAAAAACGTCGGGGTAATACCCCGACGTTTTTATTCAGACTATAATATTACTTATTGTACAATTATGATTGCACGACGGTTTTTCCTTTCAGGAGTACCATCTTTTGTACGTACAGCTGGTTCTGCTTCACCACGTCCGGCTGTTGTAATTGCTTCGGCTGGAACGCCACCTGCAATTAAAGCCTTACGTACTGTATCAGCACGACGTAATGATAAAGCCATGTTATATGCAGCTGGACCAGCTAAATCTGTGTGACCTGTTACAGAGATTTGTGGTACTGCTTTTGAACCTAAACCATTAACATAGTTTAGAACTTCGCTAATAACACCTTTACCAGCGGTTGTTAAACGTGATTTATCAAATTCAAAGTATACAATGAATTCTGCAGGAGCAACAACTGCTACTGGAGGAGGAGCTAACAAGGCTTCTAAAGCAACCATTGCTTCCAAAAATTCGGTGCGGCAGCTATTGATATCATCTGGTTGATGATTCTCTTCTTGTTGTTCAACCCAGCAATCAAAACGGCTTTGTGCACGTGCAGCTAAATCAGGGCCTTTTTCCCGACCACCGCCGTCTAAAGCTGTCATTAAACGAGATCTTGCTTGGGCAAGTTCGTCTACTTTATCTGCTGGAAGATCCCAATTGCCCAATTCTTCTGGAAGAACAACTTGACCTTCTGCTGCTGCAAGACCTTTACGGGCAA is part of the Alphaproteobacteria bacterium genome and encodes:
- a CDS encoding OmpA family protein, with the translated sequence MKIFKLLGVIAMAGILVSCTTSLQKVRTVKPTGGTPFTANLTEEYRQYANFESRSEYDWVDARHFARKGLAAAEGQVVLPEELGNWDLPADKVDELAQARSRLMTALDGGGREKGPDLAARAQSRFDCWVEQQEENHQPDDINSCRTEFLEAMVALEALLAPPPVAVVAPAEFIVYFEFDKSRLTTAGKGVISEVLNYVNGLGSKAVPQISVTGHTDLAGPAAYNMALSLRRADTVRKALIAGGVPAEAITTAGRGEAEPAVRTKDGTPERKNRRAIIIVQ